The proteins below are encoded in one region of Segatella copri:
- a CDS encoding MmcQ/YjbR family DNA-binding protein: MNIESVREYCLSLPLVAEAFPFDEQTLVFRILGKIFACVDLERPEWVTMKCNADYALELREVHPEIEGAWHWNKKYWNQVNLYGTLEDDFIQALIRHSYSEVVKKLKKKERMEHPEMLDVKE, translated from the coding sequence ATGAATATAGAATCAGTTAGAGAGTATTGCCTCTCGCTTCCCCTCGTAGCCGAGGCTTTTCCTTTTGATGAGCAGACCTTGGTGTTTCGCATTTTGGGCAAGATCTTTGCCTGTGTTGACCTGGAGCGCCCCGAGTGGGTTACGATGAAATGTAATGCCGATTACGCCCTCGAACTCCGGGAAGTGCATCCCGAAATAGAAGGCGCATGGCATTGGAATAAGAAATACTGGAATCAGGTAAACCTTTATGGCACGCTGGAAGATGATTTCATCCAGGCCCTGATTCGCCACAGTTATTCCGAAGTGGTGAAGAAACTCAAGAAAAAGGAGCGGATGGAGCATCCGGAAATGCTGGATGTGAAGGAATAG
- a CDS encoding DUF4492 domain-containing protein, with product MQKKKDKNLMKTDVKPMKQGLLSRIFHLYYDGFRTMTLGKTLWAVILIKLAIIFLVLKLFFFPDFINTNAKNGDKAGFVSKEILNR from the coding sequence ATGCAGAAGAAAAAGGATAAAAACCTGATGAAAACGGATGTAAAACCGATGAAACAAGGACTGCTGTCCCGGATTTTCCATCTCTATTACGATGGTTTCAGGACGATGACGCTGGGCAAGACGCTCTGGGCTGTCATTCTCATCAAGCTTGCCATCATCTTCCTGGTGCTCAAGCTCTTTTTCTTTCCAGATTTTATCAATACGAATGCCAAGAACGGAGACAAGGCTGGCTTCGTTTCCAAGGAAATTCTGAACAGATAA
- a CDS encoding cytochrome ubiquinol oxidase subunit I, giving the protein MTNLLLDITSATIDWSRAQFALTAIYHWLFVPLTLGLAVIMGISETCYYRTNKPFWKHVTRFWQKLFGVNFAMGVATGIILEFEFGTNWSNYSWFVGDVFGAPLAIEGILAFFMESTFVAVMFFGWDKVSRGFHLASTWLTGLGATISAWWILVANAWMQYPVGQEFNPDTMRFEMTSFMDVALSPFAINKFTHTVTSSWIIGATFVVAVSCWYLLKKRETQLAKASIKMGAGVGLIATLLAAMTGDNSAYQVAQVQPMKLAAMEALYNGGNGESLTAIAAVHPFRQPDYENEQEPAMRIAIPNMLSFLATRTADGYVPGVNDIIKGYTKEDGTREPSVQEKIARGKKAIVALKTYRETKAKDQLPILRENMKYFGYGYIKDAKELVPSIPICFYAFRLMVGVGCLLILFFALSLFLVYKKEIAQYRWFLISAIIMIPLAYIASESGWIVAEIGRQPWTIQDLLPVSAAISDIEAGSVATTFFIFLALFTTMLAVEISILVKQIKKGPEYE; this is encoded by the coding sequence ATGACAAATCTATTGTTAGACATTACATCAGCGACCATCGACTGGTCGAGGGCGCAATTCGCACTCACGGCCATCTACCATTGGCTGTTCGTGCCGCTCACCCTGGGACTGGCAGTAATCATGGGCATCTCCGAAACATGCTACTACCGCACCAACAAGCCGTTCTGGAAGCACGTAACCCGTTTCTGGCAAAAACTCTTTGGCGTCAACTTCGCCATGGGCGTTGCCACAGGCATCATCCTGGAATTTGAATTCGGCACCAACTGGAGCAACTACTCCTGGTTCGTGGGCGACGTATTCGGCGCTCCCCTAGCCATCGAAGGCATCCTGGCATTCTTCATGGAGAGCACCTTCGTGGCCGTGATGTTCTTCGGCTGGGATAAGGTGAGCCGGGGCTTCCACCTTGCCTCCACCTGGCTCACGGGACTTGGCGCCACCATTTCTGCCTGGTGGATTCTCGTAGCCAACGCCTGGATGCAGTATCCGGTGGGACAGGAATTTAATCCCGATACCATGCGCTTCGAGATGACTTCGTTTATGGATGTGGCACTCTCGCCATTCGCCATCAACAAGTTCACCCATACCGTTACTTCCTCCTGGATCATCGGCGCCACCTTCGTTGTAGCCGTAAGCTGCTGGTATCTCCTGAAGAAGAGAGAAACCCAACTGGCGAAGGCGAGCATCAAGATGGGTGCCGGAGTAGGACTCATCGCCACCCTGCTGGCTGCGATGACCGGCGACAACTCTGCCTACCAGGTGGCACAGGTGCAGCCGATGAAACTGGCTGCGATGGAAGCATTATATAATGGTGGAAACGGCGAAAGCCTCACGGCGATAGCAGCCGTTCATCCCTTCCGGCAGCCCGATTACGAAAACGAGCAGGAGCCAGCCATGCGCATCGCCATCCCCAACATGCTCTCGTTCTTAGCCACCCGCACAGCCGATGGCTACGTGCCTGGCGTAAACGATATTATCAAGGGTTACACTAAAGAGGATGGCACCCGGGAACCATCCGTGCAGGAAAAGATAGCCCGGGGCAAGAAGGCGATAGTTGCCCTGAAAACCTATCGCGAAACGAAGGCGAAAGACCAGCTCCCTATCCTCAGGGAGAATATGAAATACTTCGGATATGGTTACATCAAGGACGCCAAAGAACTGGTACCGAGCATCCCGATCTGCTTCTACGCCTTCCGCCTGATGGTGGGAGTAGGCTGCCTGCTCATTCTCTTCTTCGCCCTCAGCCTATTCCTGGTCTATAAGAAGGAAATCGCCCAATACCGATGGTTCCTCATTTCCGCCATCATCATGATTCCGCTGGCTTACATCGCCTCAGAATCGGGCTGGATAGTAGCAGAAATCGGTCGCCAGCCTTGGACCATCCAAGACCTGCTGCCAGTAAGTGCCGCCATCTCCGACATCGAGGCAGGCAGCGTGGCCACCACCTTCTTCATCTTCCTGGCACTCTTCACCACCATGCTTGCCGTAGAAATCAGCATCCTGGTGAAGCAGATTAAGAAAGGACCGGAATATGAATAA
- the cydB gene encoding cytochrome d ubiquinol oxidase subunit II produces the protein MTYEFLQSYWWFLVSLLGALLVFLMFVQGANTLIFCLGKTEEERRLIINSTGRKWEFTFTTLVTFGGAFFASFPLFYSTSFGGAYWLWMIILFSFVIQAVSYEFQNKIGNFLGPKTFQICLIINGIVGPLLLGGAVATFFNGSNFLIDKGNITNSLQPVISRWANASHGLDALLDPWNVVLGLAVLMLVRILGMLYIKNNIEHQQIQERCTRQLPWNALLFLLFFLPFLIRLLVKDGFSTSSSGITIESMKYLHNLLEMPILLVILLIGVVLVLFGIFKSSRSVQYRKGIWFTGIGTVLTMLVLLLIAGWNNTAYYPSNIDLQSSLTLANSCSSEFTLRTMAIVSLLIPFVLAYIVFAWRAIDRKRITQEEIEQGEAY, from the coding sequence ATGACATACGAATTTTTGCAATCATACTGGTGGTTCCTCGTATCATTATTAGGAGCCCTACTGGTGTTTCTCATGTTTGTACAGGGAGCCAACACCTTGATATTCTGTTTGGGAAAAACGGAAGAAGAGCGTCGCCTCATCATCAACTCTACGGGACGAAAATGGGAGTTCACCTTCACCACGCTCGTCACCTTCGGCGGAGCCTTCTTCGCCTCGTTTCCATTGTTCTACAGCACCAGTTTCGGCGGAGCCTACTGGCTGTGGATGATTATCCTGTTCTCGTTTGTGATTCAAGCCGTGAGCTATGAATTCCAGAACAAGATAGGTAATTTTCTTGGACCGAAGACCTTTCAGATCTGCCTCATTATCAACGGCATCGTGGGTCCGCTGCTTCTTGGCGGAGCCGTAGCCACCTTCTTCAACGGCAGCAATTTCCTGATAGACAAGGGCAATATTACCAACAGTCTGCAACCCGTCATCAGCCGCTGGGCAAATGCCAGCCATGGTCTTGATGCCCTGCTCGACCCATGGAACGTAGTGCTGGGACTTGCCGTACTGATGCTAGTCCGTATTCTGGGCATGCTCTACATCAAGAACAACATCGAGCACCAGCAGATTCAGGAGCGCTGCACCCGCCAGTTGCCATGGAATGCCCTCCTCTTCCTATTGTTCTTCCTGCCATTCCTCATCAGATTGCTGGTAAAAGATGGATTCAGCACTTCTTCTTCCGGCATTACGATTGAGAGTATGAAGTATCTTCACAATCTCCTGGAGATGCCAATCTTGCTTGTAATATTATTAATAGGTGTAGTACTCGTTCTTTTCGGCATTTTCAAGTCATCGAGGAGCGTGCAGTATAGAAAGGGAATCTGGTTTACGGGCATCGGAACCGTGCTTACCATGCTGGTTCTGCTGCTGATAGCCGGCTGGAACAATACCGCCTACTATCCATCTAACATCGACCTTCAGAGTTCGCTCACTCTCGCCAACAGTTGCAGCAGCGAGTTCACGCTCCGCACCATGGCGATAGTTTCCCTCCTCATCCCGTTCGTGCTCGCCTACATCGTCTTTGCCTGGCGCGCTATCGACCGCAAGCGCATTACGCAGGAAGAAATAGAGCAGGGAGAAGCGTATTAA
- a CDS encoding aminodeoxychorismate synthase component I encodes MKQKIIDKINRLASQKEPFLFVINYQADEAFIRKLSDINPEECLFDFEGRGNWRENHSKEMGDSKRIYEEISREIPKEISEKKVFKETPLDSPISWQITPPLYNDYERSFNIVKSNIMAGNSYLTNLTNRVPVSCNLSLEEIFHRAKGKYKLLLRRKRTQAEDKAHLKEENIEENLTPFVCFSPETFVRIKGGRIYSYPMKGTLDASLPNAEKLLMEDRKEAAEHATIVDLIRNDLSRVAEDVRVDKYRYVDVLHTNKGDILQTSSEISGRLPEDYPHHLGEILDAQLPAGSITGAPKDKTMQIIQEAEGYDRGFYTGIMGIYDQGELNSAVMIRFIEEETSPVDFEADGEKNFKANEGKKPKKSRKLYFKAGGGITSKSDCRREYEEVIQKIYLPF; translated from the coding sequence ATGAAACAGAAAATCATAGATAAAATCAACCGATTGGCAAGCCAGAAAGAGCCTTTTCTCTTTGTCATCAACTACCAGGCAGACGAGGCCTTCATCCGCAAGCTATCAGATATAAATCCCGAAGAATGCCTCTTCGATTTCGAAGGAAGAGGTAACTGGAGAGAAAACCATTCGAAAGAAATGGGGGATTCTAAAAGAATTTACGAGGAGATTTCAAGGGAGATTCCAAAGGAGATTTCGGAGAAAAAGGTTTTCAAAGAAACTCCTTTGGACTCTCCTATTTCTTGGCAGATAACCCCGCCCCTTTATAACGATTATGAGCGAAGCTTCAACATCGTGAAGAGCAACATTATGGCGGGCAACAGCTATCTTACGAATCTCACCAACCGGGTTCCCGTAAGCTGCAATCTTTCATTAGAAGAAATTTTCCATCGTGCAAAAGGGAAGTATAAACTGCTGCTCAGAAGAAAGAGAACTCAAGCAGAAGATAAAGCTCATCTGAAAGAAGAGAACATAGAAGAGAATCTCACCCCCTTCGTCTGCTTTTCGCCCGAAACCTTCGTCAGAATCAAGGGCGGAAGAATCTACTCCTATCCCATGAAGGGAACCCTGGATGCATCCCTCCCCAATGCCGAAAAGCTGCTGATGGAAGACCGGAAAGAGGCGGCAGAACACGCCACCATCGTAGATCTGATAAGAAACGACCTGAGCCGGGTGGCAGAAGATGTAAGGGTAGATAAATACCGTTACGTCGACGTGCTGCACACCAACAAGGGCGACATCCTGCAAACCAGTTCAGAAATCAGCGGTCGCCTGCCCGAAGATTACCCGCACCATCTGGGCGAAATCCTCGATGCCCAGCTCCCAGCCGGTTCCATCACGGGTGCCCCGAAAGATAAAACCATGCAGATTATCCAAGAGGCAGAAGGCTACGACCGCGGCTTCTACACGGGCATCATGGGAATCTACGACCAGGGCGAACTCAACTCTGCCGTCATGATAAGATTCATAGAAGAAGAAACTTCGCCGGTTGATTTTGAAGCCGACGGAGAAAAGAATTTCAAGGCAAACGAAGGAAAGAAGCCGAAGAAAAGCCGAAAATTGTATTTCAAGGCAGGCGGCGGCATCACTTCGAAGAGCGATTGCCGGAGGGAATACGAGGAAGTGATTCAGAAAATCTATCTTCCGTTTTAA
- a CDS encoding aminotransferase class IV family protein, with protein MKQQFIETIKIKNGKALALPYHQARMERTIRRFFPTLASEEIKLSSLISPKEEMNLYKARVVYGTQGVEAIEYAPYKMKEIHSLKVVEDNNIDYTYKSTDRSALNALVAQKDDCDEIIIVKNGLITDTSFTNLALFDGNRWLTPKHPLLQGTKRAQLLEAGIILEADLTLENLRKAEKVSLFNAMIDFGEREVTKIFLPDQN; from the coding sequence ATGAAACAGCAATTTATAGAAACAATAAAGATCAAAAACGGCAAGGCTCTAGCCCTACCCTATCATCAGGCAAGAATGGAGAGAACCATCCGCAGGTTCTTTCCAACCCTCGCATCTGAAGAAATAAAACTCTCATCCCTCATTTCCCCAAAAGAGGAAATGAACCTTTACAAGGCACGAGTGGTTTATGGCACCCAGGGCGTGGAAGCCATCGAGTACGCCCCCTACAAGATGAAGGAGATTCATTCCCTCAAGGTGGTAGAGGATAATAATATCGACTACACCTATAAGAGCACAGACCGAAGTGCGCTCAACGCCCTGGTAGCCCAGAAGGACGATTGCGATGAAATCATCATTGTAAAGAACGGGCTCATTACCGATACCTCCTTCACCAATCTCGCCCTTTTTGATGGCAACAGATGGCTCACCCCCAAGCATCCCCTGCTCCAGGGAACCAAACGTGCCCAGCTCCTGGAAGCCGGCATCATCCTGGAAGCCGACCTCACACTAGAAAACCTCAGAAAGGCGGAAAAAGTGAGTCTCTTCAACGCCATGATAGATTTCGGAGAGCGGGAAGTAACCAAGATTTTCCTACCGGATCAAAACTGA
- a CDS encoding MBL fold metallo-hydrolase, with protein MDKTTTQITMLGTGNATVSQIYNTCFVLQTPSTLMLVDAGGGNGILAQLKKINVQISDIHHLFVTHAHTDHVLGGIWVIRMVAQCKGYEGLLHVYGNDKVIKVIKTIIDMILAKKQLAKVAERVVFHQLEDGDCFEVGDMKLECFDIQSTKEKQFGFRAELPSSDESDKPLVLACLGDEPYNEQNRRYIVGADWMMCEAFCLYADRDTFKPYEKCHSTALDAGKLAEELGVKNLILYHTEEKTLANRKENYTREAAENFKGRIFVPDDLEVIEL; from the coding sequence ATGGATAAGACAACGACTCAAATTACGATGCTCGGAACGGGAAATGCTACGGTTTCCCAGATTTATAATACCTGTTTTGTGCTCCAAACTCCCAGCACCCTGATGCTGGTGGATGCGGGCGGAGGAAACGGAATACTGGCGCAGCTGAAGAAGATAAATGTTCAGATTTCTGACATTCATCACCTCTTCGTTACCCATGCGCATACCGACCATGTGCTGGGGGGAATCTGGGTAATCCGAATGGTGGCACAATGTAAGGGATATGAGGGATTGCTGCATGTGTATGGAAACGATAAGGTGATAAAGGTGATCAAGACCATCATCGACATGATTCTTGCCAAGAAGCAACTGGCTAAGGTGGCTGAAAGGGTGGTGTTCCATCAGTTGGAAGATGGCGATTGCTTCGAAGTGGGGGATATGAAGTTGGAATGCTTTGATATTCAGTCTACTAAGGAAAAACAGTTCGGATTCCGAGCAGAGTTGCCTTCTTCTGATGAATCGGATAAGCCTTTGGTCTTGGCGTGCCTGGGTGATGAACCTTATAACGAGCAGAACCGACGCTACATAGTGGGGGCTGACTGGATGATGTGTGAGGCGTTTTGTCTCTATGCCGACCGCGATACGTTCAAGCCTTATGAGAAATGCCACAGTACGGCGCTTGATGCCGGAAAACTGGCGGAGGAACTGGGCGTGAAGAATCTTATCCTGTATCATACGGAGGAGAAAACACTCGCTAATCGTAAAGAAAATTATACTCGTGAAGCTGCCGAGAACTTCAAGGGTAGAATCTTCGTTCCGGATGATTTGGAGGTGATAGAGCTGTAG
- a CDS encoding ATP-binding protein, whose product MAKIERQKRIYRKRIPYGMQNFEDVMERDCYYVDKTPFIEKIEESNMYFFFIRPRRFGKSLTLSMLENYYDINKKDKFESLFGKLYIGENPTPERNSYLILHLNFAMISAGLDNYKKGLDAHCNNKFNSFCSRYAHLLPPDIKEEMNQKEDAVAQLGFLCDKCAEAGLKIYLFIDEYDHFTNQILAHKEHEKRYREQTHGEGYLRHFFDTIKGAAGDSLGRVFVTGVSPVTMDDLISGFNIGTNYSLSPEFNEMVGFTEEEVRQMLAYYASVLPFRHSVDELIEVMKPWYDNYCFSEEKYGNTTMYNSVMVLYFVDNYIRNDYDIPKKLVETNIRIDYDKIRMLIRHDKEFAHDASIIQDIVTRGFTTGTLMENFPAERINDPDNFLSLLFYFGMVTIDGTYQGNTRFVVPNEVVRDQMYTYLLDTYKEDDLTFEQYDKTQLESKLAYEGAFKPYFAYIADCLKRFSSQRDKQKGEAYVHGFTLAMTSQCKFYRPISELDNDGGYADIFLLPLCDIYKDIEDSYIVELKYCKPGTSDEQLNHLFEEASAQIRRYANSDIVHKSVKTTKLHQLVVIYRGAEMAMCEEVE is encoded by the coding sequence ATGGCAAAAATAGAAAGACAAAAGCGAATCTATCGCAAGCGCATCCCTTACGGAATGCAGAACTTTGAGGATGTAATGGAAAGAGATTGTTACTATGTTGACAAGACCCCATTCATAGAGAAAATAGAAGAATCTAACATGTATTTCTTCTTCATTCGCCCTCGCCGTTTCGGCAAGAGCCTTACCCTCTCCATGCTCGAAAACTATTACGACATCAATAAGAAGGATAAGTTTGAAAGCCTCTTCGGCAAGCTTTACATCGGAGAGAATCCTACCCCTGAACGCAACAGCTATCTCATCCTTCACCTGAATTTTGCCATGATCTCAGCAGGATTGGATAATTATAAAAAAGGACTTGATGCCCATTGCAACAACAAGTTCAATTCCTTCTGCAGCAGATACGCCCACCTTTTGCCACCGGACATAAAGGAAGAGATGAACCAAAAGGAAGATGCCGTTGCCCAATTGGGATTTCTATGCGACAAATGTGCTGAAGCAGGCTTGAAGATTTATCTCTTCATCGACGAATACGACCACTTTACCAATCAGATTCTTGCCCACAAGGAGCATGAAAAACGATACCGCGAGCAGACTCACGGTGAGGGATATCTACGACATTTCTTCGACACAATCAAGGGAGCCGCAGGAGATTCACTGGGCAGAGTTTTCGTTACAGGAGTAAGTCCCGTAACAATGGACGATCTGATCAGCGGTTTCAACATCGGTACCAACTATTCCCTGTCTCCGGAGTTCAACGAAATGGTGGGATTCACCGAGGAGGAAGTGCGCCAGATGCTGGCTTATTACGCCAGCGTGCTGCCATTCCGCCATAGCGTGGATGAGCTGATAGAAGTGATGAAGCCATGGTACGACAATTATTGCTTCTCAGAAGAAAAGTACGGCAACACAACCATGTACAACTCCGTGATGGTGCTCTACTTTGTAGATAATTACATCCGCAACGATTATGATATTCCGAAGAAACTGGTGGAAACCAACATCCGCATCGACTACGACAAGATTCGCATGCTCATCCGCCATGACAAGGAGTTTGCCCACGATGCCAGCATCATACAGGATATCGTGACCAGGGGATTCACCACGGGAACCCTGATGGAGAATTTCCCTGCCGAGCGCATCAACGACCCAGATAATTTCCTGAGTCTGCTCTTCTATTTCGGCATGGTAACGATAGACGGCACCTACCAGGGCAATACCCGCTTTGTGGTTCCCAACGAGGTGGTGCGCGACCAGATGTACACCTATCTGCTGGATACTTACAAAGAGGACGACCTCACCTTTGAGCAATACGACAAGACCCAGCTGGAGAGCAAGTTGGCTTACGAAGGCGCATTCAAGCCCTACTTTGCCTACATAGCCGATTGTCTGAAGCGCTTCTCCTCCCAGCGCGACAAGCAGAAGGGCGAAGCCTACGTTCATGGTTTCACTCTGGCGATGACGAGCCAATGCAAGTTCTACCGTCCTATTTCTGAACTTGACAACGATGGCGGTTATGCCGACATCTTCCTGCTGCCCCTCTGCGACATCTATAAGGACATAGAAGATTCCTACATCGTGGAATTGAAATATTGCAAGCCGGGCACCAGCGATGAGCAGCTGAACCATCTCTTCGAGGAAGCCTCAGCCCAGATAAGGCGCTACGCCAATAGCGACATCGTGCACAAATCCGTGAAAACCACGAAGCTTCATCAGCTCGTTGTGATTTACCGGGGAGCAGAGATGGCGATGTGCGAGGAGGTGGAATAA
- a CDS encoding S24 family peptidase, translating to MFRDIKSEIFSTQTIGRILRVPIMHEEVSKVFRNGYLYTNFSRKAVTEADYGGMGNKPKTLISYNKKGEDYIIDPNLMTDMLSRVDYGDLGKSGEFQQCLFDTFNRYFGITDEDVFDDVVKRKLETKGLNLKGNLAHEIVSDAQFYDYENIGINLKEAKGVEREWSRSDVQKLFTFTLVEILRSQSDNDCKVGNIVRSVPTLKSAIRLWFKYYALKNEDEDKWYCIFLHDALNGSASSIFRRLITETLKAYHPLLEEQLRKRREENRKRQSVPFVLKKMYSYTEEHDELTEQKCLLHPFFLGQDYTGRKTEESFYKYLEGQDGIEWWFKNGDSGKDWLAIRYFSEERNEEALFYPDWIFKKKDATIGIFDTKGGQTAASKDTKNKAEALQKRLSMLNNLAEGRINYVGGIVIAANGTWYYNDNEEYAYQPGSTDGWKLMQDMFDVLMDGDSLNTAILHSISPSDRFTRFLPLYSIQAACGYFDKYEEPETEGWVDVSSLPFTPNREMFVVHAKGNSMLPKIKDGDLCEFERYHGGSREGEIVLSQVNEYYEEYGGKYTIKKFYSEKTVNEEGVEVHSKIELQPLNKDGFRS from the coding sequence ATGTTTCGTGATATAAAATCTGAAATTTTCAGTACTCAGACCATCGGTAGAATTCTCCGTGTTCCAATCATGCACGAAGAAGTGTCTAAGGTTTTCCGTAATGGTTATCTTTATACCAACTTCTCACGCAAAGCTGTAACAGAGGCTGATTATGGCGGAATGGGCAACAAGCCAAAAACGCTTATCTCTTACAACAAAAAGGGGGAAGACTACATCATCGACCCGAATCTGATGACAGATATGCTGTCGCGTGTAGATTATGGAGATTTGGGTAAATCGGGTGAATTCCAACAATGTCTGTTTGATACATTCAATCGCTATTTCGGCATTACTGATGAGGATGTGTTTGATGATGTTGTAAAAAGGAAACTAGAAACTAAAGGACTCAACTTGAAGGGAAATTTGGCGCATGAGATTGTTTCAGATGCTCAATTCTATGATTACGAAAATATTGGAATCAACCTTAAGGAAGCTAAAGGGGTAGAGCGCGAGTGGAGTAGGAGTGATGTGCAGAAACTCTTTACTTTCACTTTGGTGGAAATCCTGCGTTCGCAATCAGATAATGATTGCAAGGTAGGAAACATCGTGCGTTCTGTACCAACTTTGAAAAGTGCCATACGCTTGTGGTTCAAGTATTATGCTCTGAAGAATGAAGACGAAGATAAATGGTATTGTATTTTCTTGCATGATGCATTAAACGGTTCTGCTTCAAGTATATTCAGACGTCTTATCACAGAAACGCTTAAGGCATACCATCCTTTGCTCGAAGAACAATTACGTAAGCGCAGAGAGGAAAACCGAAAGCGGCAGAGTGTTCCTTTTGTATTGAAGAAGATGTATTCTTATACAGAAGAACATGATGAGTTGACGGAGCAGAAATGCCTGTTGCATCCTTTCTTCTTGGGGCAAGACTATACTGGCAGAAAAACCGAAGAGAGCTTTTACAAGTATCTTGAGGGTCAGGATGGTATAGAATGGTGGTTTAAGAATGGAGATAGCGGTAAGGATTGGCTTGCCATTCGTTATTTCAGCGAAGAACGCAACGAAGAAGCACTTTTCTATCCCGACTGGATTTTCAAAAAGAAGGATGCTACTATCGGCATCTTTGACACCAAAGGAGGTCAGACGGCTGCATCTAAAGACACGAAAAACAAGGCTGAGGCTTTGCAGAAGCGTCTTTCTATGTTGAACAACTTGGCTGAAGGCAGAATAAATTACGTTGGCGGTATTGTAATAGCTGCTAATGGTACATGGTATTATAATGATAATGAGGAATATGCCTATCAGCCTGGTAGTACAGATGGTTGGAAATTGATGCAGGATATGTTTGATGTGCTTATGGATGGGGACAGCTTGAATACAGCAATTCTTCATAGCATCTCTCCTTCCGACCGCTTCACCCGTTTCCTCCCTCTATATTCCATCCAAGCTGCCTGTGGCTACTTCGATAAATATGAGGAGCCGGAGACGGAAGGATGGGTGGATGTATCCTCATTACCATTCACTCCAAATAGGGAAATGTTCGTGGTTCATGCCAAGGGCAACTCGATGCTGCCGAAAATTAAGGATGGAGACTTATGCGAGTTTGAACGTTATCATGGAGGTTCAAGGGAGGGAGAAATCGTACTCTCGCAGGTGAATGAATATTACGAGGAATATGGCGGAAAATATACCATCAAAAAGTTTTATAGCGAGAAAACTGTGAACGAAGAAGGGGTGGAAGTTCATTCAAAAATAGAACTGCAGCCACTCAATAAAGATGGCTTCAGATCATAG